Within Deinococcus metalli, the genomic segment GACCGAGCGCCAGCGGACACTGCGCAGCCTGCGGCCAGATGACCCGGCGCGCCTGAAAGAGCGCAAAGGCCTCGCCATTGCCCAGCTGAACGTGGGTGATCTCAGGGGAGCCCTGGACACGGCTCATGCGGCGCCACAGCTACCAATACATCAGACGCTCGCACAGGCTGTCGTGGGCATATTTGAGCCCGATGCGCAAAACCATTTTGTGGATCGCGGTTTGGGCTGGATTGCCGAGTGCCTGTGGCATCTGGCGCGCATCGACAGTGTGCCGCCCTGGCGGCCACTTGATCGCCGGGCGCTCGCCACGGCGGCGCTGTGCATCATCCGCGAACACAACCAGCGGCGCGCACTTACGGATCGCGCCTTTCTCGCCTGGTTGGAAGCACGGGCACGCCTAGAGGCCGGTGAATACGGTCTGGCACGTCACCTGGTACAGTCGGTGGCCCCCATCGACGCTGAGGATCTGCTGACTCGCACCCTCCTGGGCGGCGCGCGGCTCGATCTTGCCCTAACCGACCAGGCCTATCAGACCCAGACGGTGGCCCATTCCGAGGACGAACTGCGGCAGATCTTCGCCCTGGCCCGCTCTTTGCGACATGGTTCACCAAGCGGCCTGGCCGATATCCTCCAGCGCTGGCACCCGCGCGCCGCCGCCTACATGGCGCTGTGCCCACAGCCTGTGCCAGAACTACTCGGTGCCAGCGAGGCTGTCCTCAAATGTCACCGGCGCGCTGAGGTGTACGGCGTGGTGTTGCCGCCTGCTGTGGCGCTCGACGAGGCCCTGCGGCGCTACGACCTGCCCACGGTGGCTGAGCGGCCGGGCAGCAATGCCCGCTTTCAGCGCCAGCGCCTGTTGGTGCGTCGGGGCACCCTGGACTACTGGCGGCCGGTCGTGCTAGCCGCCCCTCTAGCCGCTGCCCTGCGCTCGGTGCGTTCGGGCACCCACGATGAGGCGGCCGCCCGACTCGACGCGGAATTTGGCTCGGTGCCCGGTCAGGTGCCTGTAGGAACCGAGGCGCTGGTGGAAGCGCTCCGTCTGGCCATTGCTCAGAAGGACGAGCGGGGCACCTCACTGCTGCACTGATAGGCCATCTCTCCCTCACTGTGCGGTGCTCACGTTGTGGCCCTGCCCCTCCAGGCGGTGGTGTAGGCTGATCGCGTGCTGGAACCCGATCATCTCCGCCGCGCGCTCATTGAAGAGATGTTCCAGTGGGGCCCTGCCCTGGTCGGAGATGTGCGGGCCCGGTATCCCGCCACCCTCGTGCGGGAACTGGTGACGCTCGCCATCCTGGCCCGGCGCAAGTTCAGAGGTTTTGAAGTCTATGTGCTGTCTGGCAAGGGCCTGAGACCGTACGGCCTCGCCCTTCGCTACAACTATGTCCCGGCCCGCTCCACGGTATTGGGCAGCCTCATCCTGCGTGCCCAGGCCCGCGTCTGGCAAGAGGCAGGGTACAGGGTCGAACCCTATGAGGAGTACACCAAGAAAGGGCGCGGCAACCTCGCGCTGGCCCGCCGAGACGATGAACTGGTGGCGCTGGTCGGACGTCCCTCACTGACCATTCGTGCCCTGCGGATGATCGCTGACCATCTGGCAGAACAGACCCCTACTGTTCGACGACTCCAGGTCTACATCGTGCCTGGAGATCACGATCCGGTGCTGCTCTCCGCCCAGACCGTCAGCGGCCTCCCCGTCACCATCACCGAGCTGCCGCTGTCCAGCGTGACCCGCTATACCCCGGATGGGGTGACGGACGACCTCCAGACGGCCACCGCCTGAGCAGCTCTACTGGCGGTGCCGTTCCAGATACTCCTCCAGCGCCTGATGCAGCTCACTCTTGATACTGACGCGTTCCTGGCCCGGTCTCTTCTGGGCCTTTTTGGTGGCCACATGAATCTGGAGCCGCCGGTTCAGGTCGACGTCGAGGTAGGAGGTGAACTTCACCTCACCCGTTCCCGTCGCTTCCACGGGCGACTGCTCGGCGACCGCCTCCGGCTTCTTGAGTCGATCCATCAACCCAAACTTGGAGCTATCCGCCCTCGACTTACTTGACATGGTTCAGCACCTCGCGTGACACCAGTTCGTAATCCATCCACACCAGCTTGGCGTACCGGTCGCCGCGGACGTCGCGGACGCAGATACCCTCGCGCGCCGCCTTGCTGACCGCCACGGCGTGCCGGATGGAGTGACCGAACAGCGGAATCCCGGCGGTGTCCAGCTCCAGCCGCATGTCCAGGCCGTCCGCGTTGGGGGCGGGGGGCACGTCGGTGAGGAGTACCCGGTAGTTGGTCACGCCCTTCTCCAGCAGCGGCTGGAGGGTGGCCACCAGGCCGTCGGCCGAGACGCCATCGGGTTTGGTGGGGATGATCAGGAGCGAGGAATTGCGGGCCAGGGCCACCAGCTCGCCTGCGCCCTCACCACCCTTGGTGTCCAGGATGATGAAGTCATACCCCTCCCCTGGGTTCTTCTGCTCCATGAAGGCGCTGTAGAGCTGCACCTCGAAACCCCAACCTGCGTAGTCCTCCTTCTTGGTCGTCCAGTTCCAGGCTGAGCGCAGGCGCTCGTCCGCGTCCACCAGCAGGGCGCGGCCACGACCGGCGAAGTGGGCCGCGAGGGTCACGGCTGACGTGCTCTTGCCCACGCCTCCCTTCTCAGAAGCCACACTGATTATTTTCATGATGACAGTTTACCAGCAAACGGGTTTACTGCAAAAGAGGCAAACTGTCATACGGCCAAATAGGGCTCAATTTGAACAGGTCGTCCAGGTGCACGCCTTCCAGCAACTCCGCCTGGATCTGCAGCACACAACCTGTTCCCGTCCACTCATGCGGCAGCGTCGCGTCCCGCATGCCCCGTCACATCTCCAGCCCTTGCTGCTGCTGCTGCTCTTGCACAAGCGTAGGGAAGGAACTGGCCTTCATCTCGACGTGCGCGCCGGGTTGCACTCCGCGCGGCAGATCCCGGGACTGCCCCACCACGATCTCTTCACTGCCCCGCAGGATGACGTGCTCCCCGGCTTTCAGGTGCAGTTGCCCCGCGTACTCCCGGCCCGGTGTGGCCGTCGTGAGATACAGCCGATCCACCTGATCGCCGTACCGCGCTTGCAGGGTTTCCAGGCCGCGCTCCAGGAACCGGGCACGGTCAGGATCTGTGATCTCTGCGAACAGGCGGCGCATGGTGCTGGGGTCGCCCTGTGAGGCGTCGAAACTGGCCAGGGTCATGCGCTGCTGCGTCACCGCCTGGAACTGGATAGCATGCCCGGCCCGCTCGCCGAGTTGGGTCATGAACTCGCGCTGCGTCCGCCCGTTGCCCTCACGGAAGGCGTGAATCTGGTTGAGCTGCCCGAACAGGTCAGCGGCGCGGTCGCTGAACGCCTCCCGGCTCAAGTTCCGTAAGTGATCGTCCTGGCCAAGCTGCGAGAACAGGCGGTCAAGCTCAGCATTCACCCGACCTGGGGCCCCAAACTCGGTCATACCTTTGATCAGGGTGGGTGGCTGCTGGAAGCTCTGACCTTCCAGAATCAGCGGGTCGCCGCGTGTGGTGCCCGCCCACTCAAACACGTCCTGAAAAAGATGCTGGTGGATGGCACGCAGGTGATCGGCATCAAACTCGCCACGGGTGGTTATCGGTGCCGTGCCGTCTCGCAGTTCTAGGGCACGGAGGGTCGTGAGCCTCCGTTCGGCCACAACAAGTTCCCCGGCATCGTCGATGCCGAGGAGGTTTTTCATGGTGCCGCTAGCTTGTGAGTATGGATCCAGTGGAGACACGACCGTTTAAACCTTGCGGTTGGGATACTGGCTCAACACCTCTTCGCGGAGCTGGGCGGTCGTCTTCTTGCCCTGCACGTACTGCTCAAGCCACTGCTGTTCCTGAGGAGTCAGGGGCATGCCCTCCATGGCGCTGCTGCGGCGGGCATGCTTGACGATCCGGGCACGTTCCACGCGGGCCTTGCGCTCTTCCACAGCCGCGTTTGCCACGGCCAGCAGGTCGCTGTTCTGGGTTGTGGTCATAGAACCTCCCTCTCCCTCTTATTCTACCATTTTGCCGATGAGGACGTAAGAAATTCATGCCAACGCATTATTTTGGAGTTTGCGAAACGCGTACCGATCGGGTGCATTTAGGCAGCTTTTTCGCACCTGCCCAGTGTCTGCGCCACGGCATTCATGACGGCACTCAGGCGACAGCCGCCGCCAGCTGCCCAGTGCTGTCCCCCTCTGTGTGAACCCTCAGGCAAGCTGAGCGTTTTCGCCGCTCATTCCCGATTTGCCCTTCTGTTTATACTACCTATAATGTGTGTTAGACCAAGATAAGGAGTGACCCAGTGACACTCTTACCTCAGACCAGCCCTACCCCCCTCGACCCGATACAACTGGTTCTTGACTCCGTGACCTCTCCGCTGACCAAGGCGGCCTACAAGAAATCGCTCGACGACTTCTTCACCTGGTGGGGTGAACAGGGGAGACCTCCACTCACGAAGGCAGTCGTACAGAGGTACGTCGCTGTGCTGCTCGAAGAGGGCCGGTCTTCCTCCAGCGTGAATGTCCGGCTCTCCGCTATCCGCAAACTCGTCCGTGA encodes:
- a CDS encoding Fic/DOC family protein; this translates as MKNLLGIDDAGELVVAERRLTTLRALELRDGTAPITTRGEFDADHLRAIHQHLFQDVFEWAGTTRGDPLILEGQSFQQPPTLIKGMTEFGAPGRVNAELDRLFSQLGQDDHLRNLSREAFSDRAADLFGQLNQIHAFREGNGRTQREFMTQLGERAGHAIQFQAVTQQRMTLASFDASQGDPSTMRRLFAEITDPDRARFLERGLETLQARYGDQVDRLYLTTATPGREYAGQLHLKAGEHVILRGSEEIVVGQSRDLPRGVQPGAHVEMKASSFPTLVQEQQQQQGLEM
- a CDS encoding ParA family protein, which gives rise to MKIISVASEKGGVGKSTSAVTLAAHFAGRGRALLVDADERLRSAWNWTTKKEDYAGWGFEVQLYSAFMEQKNPGEGYDFIILDTKGGEGAGELVALARNSSLLIIPTKPDGVSADGLVATLQPLLEKGVTNYRVLLTDVPPAPNADGLDMRLELDTAGIPLFGHSIRHAVAVSKAAREGICVRDVRGDRYAKLVWMDYELVSREVLNHVK
- a CDS encoding antitoxin VbhA family protein, whose product is MTTTQNSDLLAVANAAVEERKARVERARIVKHARRSSAMEGMPLTPQEQQWLEQYVQGKKTTAQLREEVLSQYPNRKV